Proteins from a single region of Oncorhynchus tshawytscha isolate Ot180627B linkage group LG03, Otsh_v2.0, whole genome shotgun sequence:
- the rundc3b gene encoding RUN domain-containing protein 3B isoform X1, with protein MASRSLGLHVARKQDAARNGAVERRNLLTVCRFSVKTLLDRSCLDTIDESSPEFTNFVSILEQILSHRLKGQTTWFGYETHRSFWDYVKAACSKVSPSCIHSIESMENVRSSRAKGRAWIRLVLMEKRLSEYISSALRDFKTTRKWYEDGAIMLGEEAGLLADTLIGLNTIDFSFCLKGEGLNGSCPAVIDYTPYLKSIQRENSISSDEELRTLGSSGSENTTPEKMAASTAEAILTEQSSWVCRCKRLEQKYRMALEQKCYLEELVRLREAQLSQVIPQNKALQQRLTDTHLSHTLEKEQLEYIVLELQDQLKNFQSLEQLSQTSLEPSHTLNLDTRPASSHWHHHGKEDTPSLIGLCGSLQSVASNKSLASQKSSECLASPTTEMTSPDLTPS; from the exons gttttcAGTGAAGACGTTGCTTGACCGCTCCTGTTTAGACACGATAGACGAATCCTCTCCAGAGTTCACCAACTTCGTCTCCATCCTGGAACAGATCCTCAGTCACAGACTCAAAG gtCAGACTACGTGGTTTGGTTATGAGACTCATCGTAGTTTCTGGGATTATGTGAAAGCAGCCTGCAGTAAAGTCTCTCCCAGCTGCATCCACAGCATTGAGAGCATGGAGAATGTCCGCTCCTCCAgagctaag GGTCGGGCGTGGATCAGGCTGGTGCTGATGGAGAAGAGGCTGTCTGAGTACATCTCCTCCGCCCTGAGGGACTTCAAAACCACCAG GAAATGGTATGAGGATGGGGCCATCATGCTAGGTGAGGAGGCAGGGCTGCTAGCAGATACACTCATCGGTCTCAACACCATTGACTTCAG CTTCTGTCTGAAAGGGGAGGGGCTGAATGGAAGCTGCCCAGCGGTGATTGACTATACGCCTTATCTGAAGTCGATTCAGAG AGAGAACAGCATCAGCAGTGATGAGGAGTTGAGGACCCTGGGGAGCAGCGGCAGTGAGAACACCACCCCTGAAAAGATGGCCGCCAGCACTGCGGAGGCCATCTTAACCGAGCAGAGCAGCTGGGTCTGCAGGTGTAAACGACTCGAGCAGAAATACCGCATGGCACTGGAACAGAAG tgTTATCTGGAAGAGCTGGTTCGTCTGAGAGAGGCCCAGCTGTCTCAAGTGATTCCTCAGAACAAAGCTCTTCAGCAgagactaacagacacacacctctcacacacactggagaagGAACAACTAGAATACATCGTACTGGAGCTCCAGGACCAACT GAAGAATTTCCAGAGTCTAGAGCAGCTGTCCCAGACCTCTCTGGAGccctcacacacactcaacctGGACACTAGACCAGCCAGCTCACACTGGCaccaccatg GGAAGGAGGACACCCCCTCTCTGATAGGTCTGTGTGGGTCTCTGCAGTCAGTAGCCAGCAATAAGTCCCTGGCCAGCCAGAAGTCCAGTGAGTGTCTAGCCAGCCCCACCACAGAGATGACCAGTCCTGACCTCACCCCATCCTAG
- the rundc3b gene encoding RUN domain-containing protein 3B isoform X2, protein MASRSLGLHVARKQDAARNGAVERRNLLTVCRFSVKTLLDRSCLDTIDESSPEFTNFVSILEQILSHRLKGQTTWFGYETHRSFWDYVKAACSKVSPSCIHSIESMENVRSSRAKGRAWIRLVLMEKRLSEYISSALRDFKTTRKWYEDGAIMLGEEAGLLADTLIGLNTIDFSFCLKGEGLNGSCPAVIDYTPYLKSIQRENSISSDEELRTLGSSGSENTTPEKMAASTAEAILTEQSSWVCRCKRLEQKYRMALEQKCYLEELVRLREAQLSQVIPQNKALQQRLTDTHLSHTLEKEQLEYIVLELQDQLEGGHPLSDRSVWVSAVSSQQ, encoded by the exons gttttcAGTGAAGACGTTGCTTGACCGCTCCTGTTTAGACACGATAGACGAATCCTCTCCAGAGTTCACCAACTTCGTCTCCATCCTGGAACAGATCCTCAGTCACAGACTCAAAG gtCAGACTACGTGGTTTGGTTATGAGACTCATCGTAGTTTCTGGGATTATGTGAAAGCAGCCTGCAGTAAAGTCTCTCCCAGCTGCATCCACAGCATTGAGAGCATGGAGAATGTCCGCTCCTCCAgagctaag GGTCGGGCGTGGATCAGGCTGGTGCTGATGGAGAAGAGGCTGTCTGAGTACATCTCCTCCGCCCTGAGGGACTTCAAAACCACCAG GAAATGGTATGAGGATGGGGCCATCATGCTAGGTGAGGAGGCAGGGCTGCTAGCAGATACACTCATCGGTCTCAACACCATTGACTTCAG CTTCTGTCTGAAAGGGGAGGGGCTGAATGGAAGCTGCCCAGCGGTGATTGACTATACGCCTTATCTGAAGTCGATTCAGAG AGAGAACAGCATCAGCAGTGATGAGGAGTTGAGGACCCTGGGGAGCAGCGGCAGTGAGAACACCACCCCTGAAAAGATGGCCGCCAGCACTGCGGAGGCCATCTTAACCGAGCAGAGCAGCTGGGTCTGCAGGTGTAAACGACTCGAGCAGAAATACCGCATGGCACTGGAACAGAAG tgTTATCTGGAAGAGCTGGTTCGTCTGAGAGAGGCCCAGCTGTCTCAAGTGATTCCTCAGAACAAAGCTCTTCAGCAgagactaacagacacacacctctcacacacactggagaagGAACAACTAGAATACATCGTACTGGAGCTCCAGGACCAACT GGAAGGAGGACACCCCCTCTCTGATAGGTCTGTGTGGGTCTCTGCAGTCAGTAGCCAGCAATAA